The Labrus mixtus chromosome 21, fLabMix1.1, whole genome shotgun sequence nucleotide sequence TCAatgttggcgccccctgtggacaaagtggttcatcatatctctttgctgatcttatcctgtaaacatgtttttctcgATGCAGAAGGCATAATCAATAacctttgtctctttgtgtgaaAGGCCCGATGAGATCCCGTTCGCCTTGCCCCCTCGCTTCATGACACAAAACCAAGCTGACGTGAAAAAGACGGATGACAAAGAAGGGGAGGAGTTGAAGATGGAGGTACGGAGGAGCATTTTAGACCATCGTGGATCACTGTCAGTAAGCAGTAGGTCTTTACCACCTTCATGTTAACCGTCCTAAATTAATTTCTGATCATCGACATTGAAATTTTCTATGATAATTTTTTGATATGAGGACTAACTGGCTCCCATCCACATTTTATGAATATGGTGTTTCTTTGTTCACGCCCGCTGCATGAATCATCATCTTGTGaggattttgtctttttgtctgggACCTGTCAGCCTTAGCTTTTCAAGAATATAATAAACATTGTGCTTAGAGAAATGAATGAGTCGGGTGCAAACAACAAGTATCTTGAAGACAGCATTTGTAGCCTACTGATGAAGCTCGTTCTTACTGAATTAGCTACAGCTGAGAGAGACGTGTCTGTTTTTCATTCCATCAAAAATCAAAACTTGTCTCTCAGATGAGTATGCTGTTGTTGTACTTGTAGAGATAAACCTCTTGGAGGAACATGTGTGAATAGAGCTGGAGGAACATCATAGTCAGTGACGGCCGTGTGGGGTCAATGAATGTCTTATCAAAAGTGTAAATTGCAAGAAATTCACATACATGAATGAAAACTTGTTTCCATTAGGATGGTACCCGGTGGGGACGGTGCTGGCCGGTCTCTACTCTGTCCCCCTGAACGAGGTGGTGGCCCCTCCGCCCGGCATGGCCACTCGACTCTGCTTCTCTGTGGAGTACAGACACGGCAGTGAGCAGCTCATGGTCTCCTTGCTCCGCCTTGGAAATCTCCCTCCACGCTTCCACGGCAATGTCACCCTGGTGGAGCTCCGTCTTCTTCCTGATGACCGACGGCCTCGCCAGGCCAAGGCCCGGGGCACGGGGCCCGACCCGGAGTTCAACGACTGCTTTGTTTTCCAGGTGAGAAGCAAGAAACAACTTGTGCTTAACTGACTCTCATCAAAGTATTCGGTTAGATTCCAACACTGTGTCTGCACGCCCCTTACAATCTTTCTGCTTCCCTCTACAGGTgtccagagtgtgtgtgcctcagggaactctgagtgtgtgtgtgctgagtgtGGAGCAAGACGGCAAACGGCACGCTGTTGGCCGGGTGCTGTTTGCTCTGGAGGGGGAGCTCGGTAATGCGGGCAGGGTGCTGTGGCGAGACCTGGAGACAGAGGACGAAACTCAGGtacagactgtaacacacagGAAGATCACATGTGAAATAACAACATGTCAATAATCAcgtgtcctctttaatatgtGTCAGTGTTCAGAGCTGGGTGATGTGCAGATATCTCTCAGCTACAGTCCAGCTCTGCAGCGCCTCTCCGTGGTCGTCCTGAGGGCCCGCGGGCTGCAGCTGCTCACAGATGCAGGTTCGAGGTCCTTCAGGCGGTGAAAAAGCTCACGGACGATGAGAGAAATTGAGTCGTGCAAGTCTCTGTAATGCATCCGTGCTGTGTGTtttccaggtgtgtgtgtccaggtgagcttacagatacacactcagGTAGTGAAGATAAAGCGAAGCTGCGTGGTGAAGGGCTTCAACCCAAATTTCAACCACAGGATGACTTTTAAACTCCGATCGCAGCACGTGGACGAGGCCTGTCTCAGGTTTGAGCTACAAGAGCCGAACAACGTGTGCTCGGGTGAGATAATCTCTGTGCAAAGGCAACAAATGTCACATGTTCtaacttcagtgtgtgtgtccatccttCTTTCCTGAGATGAGTTTGACTTCTCTGTTGTATCTGAACTGCTGTCTGCTGAGTGTCCTCAAACAATGGAcgcttttttaaaagtatttcttgtaaataaagacactgcaaacattttttaagtgtCTCATATATACTTAAGTACAGTATAAGATTAACATAACTCGAGGTGTAATAAAATGTGCTTCATTCCCAGGTTGAATGCTCTAAAATCTaaagttcatttaaatgttattttaccCTCAAGCTTTTAAAATGAGCAGACCTGATCTATCATTTAtcaataatgtttttcttttacattttgcaaaTCAGCAAATGATCATGGTAAAGGAAAAGTGTTATTTATGATTTCACAGCATTTTTAACCCGAATgcaaatgaatacatttaagtatagttttttttttactggctcagctctgttctctttttatttcctcccagagcccccGGTGCTGCTGGGCGTGCTGGTGTTGGGCCCCTTCATGTACGCCAGGggccagcagctgcagcactgGATGGACATGGTGAACACACCACAGGAGGCGATCAAGCTGTGGCATGGACTGGGCAGGGCCACTTAACATGAAAATGCAAACATAGGATaataatatacaaaaaaaaaaaatgttgaaacaataaaatatgaaaatagtATTCAAATATAATACTTCTCTGCCAAATCACATTAAATAGCTGTGGAATTGATCTAAAATAACACCTTGATGTTGGTGACCTTGGTGATGAAAATGCAGAACTGAGCAGCCAGCAGTGGGATCAATATATGGCAACTCAGCAATTTagcatctgtttaaaaaaaaggtttgggaGGTTAACTGAAAGTGCCATGGAGGGAtgcaaaagtttattttttctatgaATTTTATAAATTTGATAGtagaaatattcaaatgaagaGATTTGAAGCTCGATTTAAAACAGTGGATGAATATGAAAGACTGGTCCAAGTTGTCTTTACAAGGCAAAAACTTTTGAAACGGGAGAAGCCGGAGAGATATTGTTTGATAAATCAATCCTGAAGGTACTGTACCGCAAATATCAGatgcaataaaatatatatgctaagcgaatttatgttttaatgtgcaT carries:
- the syt15 gene encoding synaptotagmin-15 isoform X1 yields the protein MTEQVSLAVGVSVGLLVLLLLGLMVYCLWRNKRSQSQYEELLSSVPAVPACSPPLILVSQGLWTTPDEIPFALPPRFMTQNQADVKKTDDKEGEELKMEVRRSILDHRGSLSVSRWYPVGTVLAGLYSVPLNEVVAPPPGMATRLCFSVEYRHGSEQLMVSLLRLGNLPPRFHGNVTLVELRLLPDDRRPRQAKARGTGPDPEFNDCFVFQVSRVCVPQGTLSVCVLSVEQDGKRHAVGRVLFALEGELGNAGRVLWRDLETEDETQCSELGDVQISLSYSPALQRLSVVVLRARGLQLLTDAGVCVQVSLQIHTQVVKIKRSCVVKGFNPNFNHRMTFKLRSQHVDEACLRFELQEPNNVCSEPPVLLGVLVLGPFMYARGQQLQHWMDMVNTPQEAIKLWHGLGRAT
- the syt15 gene encoding synaptotagmin-15 isoform X2 — translated: MVYCLWRNKRSQSQYEELLSSVPAVPACSPPLILVSQGLWTTPDEIPFALPPRFMTQNQADVKKTDDKEGEELKMEVRRSILDHRGSLSVSRWYPVGTVLAGLYSVPLNEVVAPPPGMATRLCFSVEYRHGSEQLMVSLLRLGNLPPRFHGNVTLVELRLLPDDRRPRQAKARGTGPDPEFNDCFVFQVSRVCVPQGTLSVCVLSVEQDGKRHAVGRVLFALEGELGNAGRVLWRDLETEDETQCSELGDVQISLSYSPALQRLSVVVLRARGLQLLTDAGVCVQVSLQIHTQVVKIKRSCVVKGFNPNFNHRMTFKLRSQHVDEACLRFELQEPNNVCSEPPVLLGVLVLGPFMYARGQQLQHWMDMVNTPQEAIKLWHGLGRAT